A region of Streptomyces paludis DNA encodes the following proteins:
- a CDS encoding glycoside hydrolase family 9 protein — protein sequence MRSRPTALGWCVALALVMLAGPAVTAPVPGGGGEGTMGLASTGTPGPSEDGKFYLQSVVSGYNMSASKDWVATHKPKGDEDDQQWEFSHNANGTYKIKNLDQSGKCLTEKDNPEGNARLVLGSCDAAKTDWELRHEAGEKYRIHVPGTERRLWGEPVLDSYMQVKIAESSVPGQSWYLTPVAPLRKPMPSDPRLDDMTFLTSHNAMHNSEDHPLALVAAPNQPHRVSRQLRDGVRALMLDAHFAEDRVRFCHDMPVLAKCGVMREGVKFFEDIAEFLEEDKQAVVTVLLEDYTTAEQLEKELGSLLGAGKPLARKVFRPDAEGVREHGWPTVKSMVESDKRLLLFTHDNAASNTDNGKNKLGFMAQEDWTVENYWSMGPGLGGSNWSCYSRWNHLPLSLEEEGFRRLYVMNHFRDVPMSPTYRTDNEKLQNRAERFCTPAARKKPNFLAIDEYKDGDPMAAVTALNRYTYHGDTPGMGGTPKDDGSGDGGGGGNGDGGGSGPPSGQLPTGTLPAYGGGQPSPRVNGRLLQNEGFSETDKPWWANAGMEPELKDGAYCVTAPASEKPWDILVGHNSIYLPGGGSYTLKFKVRTSATASMVVQVAPFDNPGNVTYLVKYPTVAGGAWKEYEYTFDTTYRDEYVLSQLQFRLGGAAKPYEFCMDDVSLNGAEYAYAAKTGPAVKVNQHGYLPNGPKKATVLTNAASALPWTLRRAGGAAVASGMTTPAGHDGSAAARVHTVDFGSVSATGTFRLVVDGAESHSFDIRKDLYASLRSDSMRFFYTNRSGIAIDGGIAGAAYARPAGHVASSPGGGDTKVPCQSPKSYVDNWTCDYTLDVTGGWYDAGDHGKYVVNGGIATYQLLNAWERAVAEGSEAALGDSTLAIPERGNGVPDILDEARWNLEFMLKMQVPSGKPDSGMVHHKVHDETWTGPPTLPHLDKKKRELHRPSTAATLNLAAVAAQGARVYKRFDPAFAERLSLAAVRAYNAAEMNQRQYAPQADRIGGGPYADNDVSDEIYWASAQLYLTTKSQRYLDAVRVSRFHKAGEAFNQNGFYWGSVAAIAQLDLARFGTDLSERDQIRKWVSQGADRLISFQRAERFGQTYTPTNGKYDWGSNASMLNNQAVLATAYDLTGDTKYADAVFEGLDYLLGRNALGQSYITGYGTNDAKNQHSRWYAKSLDATLPNPPAGSVSGGPNSTLQDPLAASWLHGCAPQLCYVDNIEAWSVNEITINWNSALAWVSAFAADVAAKR from the coding sequence ATGCGTTCAAGACCTACGGCCCTGGGCTGGTGTGTGGCGCTGGCGCTGGTCATGCTGGCCGGGCCCGCGGTTACGGCGCCGGTTCCGGGGGGTGGTGGCGAAGGGACGATGGGCCTCGCGTCGACCGGGACGCCGGGGCCGTCCGAGGACGGCAAGTTCTATCTCCAGAGCGTCGTCAGCGGCTACAACATGTCGGCCTCCAAGGACTGGGTCGCCACTCACAAGCCCAAGGGCGACGAGGACGATCAGCAGTGGGAATTCAGTCACAACGCGAACGGCACCTACAAGATCAAGAATCTTGACCAGAGCGGAAAGTGCCTGACCGAGAAGGACAACCCCGAGGGCAACGCGCGCCTCGTCCTCGGCTCCTGCGATGCCGCGAAGACTGACTGGGAGCTGCGCCACGAGGCCGGGGAGAAGTACCGGATCCATGTGCCGGGGACCGAGCGCCGGCTGTGGGGCGAGCCGGTGCTGGACTCGTACATGCAGGTGAAGATAGCGGAGAGCAGCGTCCCCGGGCAGTCCTGGTATCTCACACCGGTCGCGCCGCTGCGCAAGCCGATGCCGTCGGACCCCCGGCTCGACGACATGACGTTCCTGACGTCGCACAACGCCATGCACAACTCCGAGGACCATCCGCTCGCCCTCGTCGCCGCGCCCAACCAGCCGCACCGGGTCAGCAGACAGCTCAGGGACGGGGTGCGGGCGCTGATGCTGGACGCGCACTTCGCGGAAGACCGGGTGCGTTTCTGTCACGACATGCCGGTGCTGGCCAAATGCGGTGTCATGCGGGAAGGGGTCAAGTTCTTCGAGGACATCGCCGAGTTCCTGGAGGAGGACAAGCAGGCCGTGGTGACCGTCCTGCTGGAGGACTACACCACCGCCGAGCAGCTGGAGAAGGAGCTGGGCAGCCTCCTCGGGGCGGGCAAGCCGCTGGCCCGCAAGGTCTTCAGGCCCGATGCGGAAGGGGTACGGGAGCACGGCTGGCCGACGGTGAAGTCGATGGTGGAGTCGGACAAGCGCCTGCTGCTCTTCACCCATGACAACGCGGCGTCGAACACGGACAACGGCAAGAACAAGCTCGGGTTCATGGCCCAGGAGGACTGGACCGTCGAGAACTACTGGTCGATGGGTCCGGGCCTCGGCGGTTCCAACTGGAGCTGCTACAGCCGGTGGAATCATCTCCCGCTCAGCCTGGAGGAGGAGGGGTTCCGGCGGCTGTACGTGATGAACCACTTCCGCGATGTGCCGATGTCCCCGACGTACCGCACGGACAACGAGAAGCTCCAGAACCGCGCCGAGCGCTTCTGCACCCCCGCCGCCCGTAAGAAGCCGAACTTCCTGGCCATCGACGAGTACAAGGACGGCGACCCGATGGCCGCCGTCACGGCGCTCAACAGGTACACGTACCACGGGGACACCCCCGGAATGGGCGGCACCCCGAAGGACGACGGCAGCGGCGACGGCGGTGGTGGTGGTAATGGTGATGGCGGCGGCAGCGGTCCGCCGAGCGGTCAGCTGCCGACGGGCACACTGCCCGCGTACGGCGGCGGGCAGCCCAGCCCCCGGGTGAACGGCAGGCTGCTCCAGAACGAGGGCTTCTCGGAGACGGACAAGCCCTGGTGGGCGAATGCCGGGATGGAGCCGGAGCTGAAGGACGGGGCCTACTGCGTCACCGCCCCCGCGTCGGAGAAGCCGTGGGACATCCTGGTCGGGCACAACAGCATCTATCTGCCGGGCGGCGGCTCGTACACCCTGAAGTTCAAGGTGCGGACGAGCGCGACCGCGAGCATGGTGGTGCAGGTGGCGCCCTTCGACAATCCCGGCAATGTCACGTACCTCGTCAAGTACCCGACGGTGGCCGGCGGGGCGTGGAAGGAGTACGAGTACACCTTCGACACGACGTACCGCGACGAGTACGTGCTCTCGCAGTTGCAGTTCCGGCTCGGGGGAGCCGCCAAGCCGTACGAGTTCTGCATGGACGACGTGTCGCTCAACGGTGCCGAGTACGCGTACGCGGCGAAGACCGGCCCGGCGGTGAAGGTGAACCAGCACGGGTACCTCCCGAACGGTCCGAAGAAGGCGACGGTGCTGACCAACGCCGCGTCCGCGCTGCCCTGGACGCTGCGGCGCGCCGGCGGCGCCGCTGTCGCGAGCGGTATGACGACCCCCGCGGGCCACGACGGTTCCGCCGCGGCCCGGGTCCACACGGTCGACTTCGGCTCCGTATCGGCCACCGGCACGTTCCGGCTGGTGGTCGACGGCGCGGAGAGCCACTCCTTCGACATCAGGAAGGACCTGTACGCGTCGCTGCGCTCCGACTCGATGCGGTTCTTCTACACCAACCGCAGTGGCATCGCGATCGACGGCGGCATCGCGGGCGCGGCGTACGCCCGCCCGGCCGGGCACGTCGCCTCCTCACCGGGCGGTGGTGACACCAAGGTGCCGTGCCAGTCACCGAAGTCCTACGTCGACAACTGGACGTGTGACTACACACTGGATGTGACCGGCGGCTGGTACGACGCGGGCGACCACGGGAAGTACGTCGTCAACGGCGGTATCGCCACCTACCAGTTGCTCAACGCCTGGGAGCGCGCCGTGGCCGAGGGCAGCGAAGCCGCCCTCGGTGACTCCACCCTCGCCATCCCCGAGCGCGGCAACGGTGTGCCCGACATCCTCGACGAGGCCCGCTGGAACCTGGAGTTCATGCTCAAAATGCAGGTGCCCAGCGGCAAACCCGACTCGGGCATGGTCCACCACAAAGTCCACGACGAGACCTGGACCGGCCCCCCGACCCTCCCCCACCTCGACAAGAAGAAGCGCGAACTGCACCGCCCCTCGACCGCGGCCACCCTCAACCTCGCCGCCGTCGCCGCCCAGGGCGCCCGCGTCTACAAGCGCTTCGACCCGGCCTTCGCCGAACGGCTGAGCCTCGCCGCCGTACGCGCCTACAACGCGGCTGAGATGAACCAGAGGCAGTACGCGCCGCAGGCGGACCGTATCGGCGGCGGCCCGTACGCGGACAACGACGTCTCCGACGAGATCTACTGGGCCTCCGCGCAGCTCTACCTCACCACCAAGAGCCAGCGCTACCTCGACGCCGTACGCGTCAGCCGCTTCCACAAGGCGGGAGAGGCGTTCAACCAGAACGGCTTCTACTGGGGCTCGGTGGCCGCGATCGCCCAGCTCGACCTGGCACGCTTCGGAACGGACCTCTCCGAGCGGGACCAGATCCGGAAGTGGGTGAGCCAGGGGGCGGACCGGCTCATCTCGTTCCAGCGGGCCGAGCGGTTCGGCCAGACGTACACACCGACGAACGGTAAATACGACTGGGGATCGAACGCCTCGATGCTCAACAACCAGGCCGTCCTGGCCACCGCCTACGACCTGACCGGCGACACGAAGTACGCCGACGCCGTGTTCGAGGGCCTCGACTATCTGCTCGGCCGTAACGCCCTCGGGCAGTCGTACATCACGGGTTACGGCACGAACGACGCCAAGAACCAGCACAGCCGCTGGTACGCGAAGTCCCTGGACGCCACCCTGCCCAACCCGCCGGCCGGATCCGTGTCCGGCGGACCGAACTCCACGCTCCAGGACCCGCTGGCGGCGTCCTGGCTCCACGGCTGCGCGCCCCAGCTGTGCTACGTCGACAACATCGAGGCGTGGTCGGTCAACGAGATCACCATCAACTGGAACTCGGCACTCGCCTGGGTGAGCGCCTTCGCGGCCGACGTGGCCGCCAAACGCTGA
- a CDS encoding organic hydroperoxide resistance protein, with protein sequence MDALYTAVATANGREGRAVSSDGQLDLPLAMPPALGGDGKGTNPEQLFAAGYAACFASALGLVGRQAKVDTSDVSVTAEVGIGKDGTSFGLAVTLRVELPDSLAGEAGEALVRQAHDVCPYSKATRGNIEVTLVTE encoded by the coding sequence ATGGACGCGCTCTACACCGCCGTGGCCACTGCGAACGGCCGTGAGGGACGGGCCGTCAGCTCCGACGGCCAGCTGGACCTGCCGCTCGCCATGCCGCCGGCGCTGGGCGGCGACGGCAAGGGCACCAACCCGGAGCAGCTCTTCGCGGCCGGTTACGCGGCGTGTTTCGCCAGCGCCCTCGGCCTGGTCGGCAGGCAGGCGAAGGTCGACACGAGCGATGTCTCGGTGACCGCCGAGGTCGGCATCGGCAAGGACGGCACCAGCTTCGGGCTCGCGGTCACCCTGCGTGTCGAACTTCCCGACAGTCTGGCCGGAGAGGCCGGCGAGGCGCTCGTGCGGCAGGCCCACGACGTCTGCCCGTACTCGAAGGCCACTCGGGGCAACATCGAGGTCACCCTCGTCACCGAGTAG
- a CDS encoding MarR family winged helix-turn-helix transcriptional regulator, with protein sequence MTATPTSPTATTPTTATEDYLRLDRQICFSLNAASRAFGGVYRVLLKDLGLTYPQYLVMLVLWERGPLPVKELGERLRLDSGTLSPLLKRLESAGQLRRVRGTRDERTVHIHLTESGTALRERALTMPPRIAAATGFGFDEINDLRARLDRLTQALDAAELGGEGAGEVTGKGEGDSGCAS encoded by the coding sequence ATGACCGCGACGCCGACCTCGCCGACCGCAACGACGCCCACCACCGCCACCGAGGACTACCTCCGCCTGGACCGGCAGATCTGCTTCTCGCTGAACGCCGCGTCCCGCGCCTTCGGCGGCGTCTACCGCGTCCTCCTGAAGGACCTCGGGCTGACCTATCCGCAGTACCTGGTGATGCTGGTGCTCTGGGAGCGCGGCCCGCTCCCCGTCAAGGAGCTGGGCGAGCGGCTGCGCCTGGACTCGGGGACGCTGTCCCCGCTGCTGAAGCGGCTGGAGAGCGCCGGGCAGCTACGGCGCGTACGCGGCACCCGGGACGAGCGGACGGTGCACATCCACCTCACCGAGAGCGGTACGGCCCTGCGGGAGCGGGCGCTGACCATGCCGCCGCGGATCGCGGCGGCCACCGGGTTCGGCTTCGACGAGATCAACGACCTGCGGGCCCGGCTGGACCGGCTCACCCAGGCGCTGGACGCCGCCGAACTCGGCGGGGAGGGCGCGGGAGAGGTCACGGGAAAGGGCGAGGGGGACAGCGGCTGCGCCTCCTGA
- a CDS encoding YegP family protein, translating to MSGHFELYQDKAGKHRFRLKAGNGEIIAVGEAYNSKASAEKGIASVKANAAEAPVKDMETGDK from the coding sequence ATGTCAGGACACTTCGAGCTGTACCAGGACAAGGCCGGGAAGCACCGCTTCCGCCTCAAGGCGGGCAACGGCGAGATCATCGCCGTGGGCGAGGCGTACAACAGCAAGGCGTCCGCGGAGAAGGGCATCGCCTCGGTGAAGGCGAACGCGGCCGAGGCGCCCGTGAAGGACATGGAGACCGGGGACAAGTAG
- the asnB gene encoding asparagine synthase (glutamine-hydrolyzing) produces MCGITGWVSYDRDLRSASTTVDAMTETMSCRGPDDRGTWISGPVALGHRRLAIIDLPGGRQPMTLDTPEGTLALVYSGETYNFTELRRELVSKGHRFTTDSDTEVVLQGYLRWGEEVAERLNGMYAFAIWDGRRQQLVMIRDRMGIKPFSYYPTPDGVLFGSEPKAILANPLARARVGLDGLRELFAFVKTPGHGVWEGMYEVEPGTVVTVDRAGARRRVYWSLETRPHTDDLDTTVRRVRTLLDDIVRRQMVADVPVCTLLSGGLDSSAMTAIAARQLAESGETVRSFSVDFAGRTENFVADAFRTTPDAPFVHDVARAAATDHQDIVLDSVALADPEVRARMIRARDLPMGLGDMDSSLYLLFKAIRQRSTVALSGESADEVFGGYLQFFDERARKADTYPWLVDFEEHFGDDAGVLRPEVNRAIDLPVFIRDSYATAVAGIARLPGESDFEYRMRTICHLHLTRFVRVLLDRKDRASMAVGLEVRVPFCDHRLVEYVYNTPWSFKSFDGREKSLLREATADVLPRSVYDRVKSPYPSTQDPRYAVALQEQTRDLLARPSHPVFGLVDAAKVALLADSRTPRSTTASRRGMERTLDLALWMDLYGPEVSFT; encoded by the coding sequence ATGTGCGGCATCACCGGCTGGGTCTCCTACGACCGTGATCTGCGATCCGCCTCCACCACCGTGGACGCGATGACGGAGACCATGTCCTGCCGCGGCCCGGACGACCGCGGCACATGGATCAGCGGCCCCGTGGCGCTCGGCCACCGCAGGCTGGCCATCATCGACCTGCCCGGCGGGCGGCAGCCGATGACGCTGGACACCCCGGAGGGCACGCTCGCGCTCGTCTACTCGGGCGAGACGTACAACTTCACCGAGCTGCGCCGGGAACTCGTCTCCAAGGGGCACCGGTTCACCACCGACTCCGACACCGAGGTCGTCCTCCAGGGGTATCTCCGGTGGGGCGAGGAGGTCGCGGAGCGGCTGAACGGGATGTACGCCTTCGCCATCTGGGACGGCCGGCGGCAGCAGTTGGTGATGATCCGGGACCGGATGGGCATCAAGCCGTTCTCGTACTACCCGACCCCCGACGGGGTGCTGTTCGGCTCCGAGCCCAAGGCCATCCTCGCCAACCCGCTCGCCCGCGCCCGCGTCGGACTCGACGGTCTGCGGGAACTGTTCGCCTTCGTCAAGACGCCCGGCCACGGCGTGTGGGAGGGCATGTACGAGGTCGAGCCCGGCACCGTCGTCACCGTGGACCGCGCCGGCGCGCGCCGGCGCGTCTACTGGTCGCTGGAGACCCGGCCGCACACCGATGACCTGGACACGACGGTACGGCGGGTCCGTACGCTCCTCGACGACATCGTGCGACGGCAGATGGTGGCCGATGTGCCGGTCTGCACCCTCCTCTCCGGCGGACTCGACTCCTCCGCCATGACGGCGATCGCGGCGCGGCAGCTCGCGGAGAGCGGTGAGACCGTCCGCAGCTTCTCCGTCGACTTCGCGGGCCGTACGGAGAACTTCGTCGCCGACGCGTTCCGCACCACCCCCGACGCGCCCTTCGTGCACGATGTCGCCCGCGCCGCGGCCACGGACCACCAGGACATCGTGCTCGACTCGGTCGCCCTGGCCGACCCCGAGGTGCGGGCCAGGATGATCAGGGCCCGCGATCTCCCCATGGGGCTGGGGGACATGGACTCCTCCCTCTATCTGCTCTTCAAGGCGATCCGGCAGCGCTCCACGGTCGCGCTCTCGGGGGAGTCGGCGGACGAGGTCTTCGGCGGCTACCTCCAGTTCTTCGACGAGCGCGCGCGGAAGGCCGACACGTACCCCTGGCTCGTCGATTTCGAGGAGCACTTCGGCGACGACGCGGGGGTGCTGCGGCCCGAGGTCAACCGCGCCATCGATCTGCCCGTCTTCATCCGCGACAGCTACGCCACCGCCGTCGCGGGCATCGCGCGGCTGCCCGGCGAGAGCGACTTCGAGTACCGGATGCGCACGATCTGCCATCTCCATCTCACCCGCTTCGTCCGGGTGCTGCTGGACCGGAAGGACCGGGCGAGCATGGCGGTGGGACTGGAGGTGCGGGTGCCGTTCTGCGACCACCGGCTGGTCGAGTACGTCTACAACACCCCGTGGTCCTTCAAGTCCTTCGACGGCAGGGAGAAGAGCCTGCTGCGGGAGGCGACGGCCGATGTCCTGCCGCGGTCGGTGTACGACCGGGTGAAGAGCCCGTACCCCTCCACCCAGGACCCCCGGTACGCGGTCGCCCTCCAGGAACAGACCCGGGATCTGCTCGCCCGCCCCTCCCATCCGGTCTTCGGCCTGGTGGACGCGGCGAAGGTCGCGCTCCTCGCGGACTCCCGTACGCCGCGGAGCACGACGGCCTCGCGGCGCGGTATGGAACGGACCCTGGATCTCGCGCTCTGGATGGACCTGTACGGCCCGGAAGTCTCCTTCACCTGA
- the mmsA gene encoding CoA-acylating methylmalonate-semialdehyde dehydrogenase produces the protein MKTVNHWIGGKTVEGASGNWGPVTDPATGAVTTQVALASAEEVDSAVAAAKAAYATWGTSSLAQRTAVLFRYRALLDARRDNIAAAITAEHGKVHSDALGEVARGLEIVELACGITTQLKGELSTQVSSRVDVASIRQPLGVVAGITPFNFPAMVPMWMFPLAVACGNTFVLKPSEKDPSAANLLAELAAEAGLPDGVLNVVHGDKVAVDSLLAHPDVAAVSFVGSTPIARYIHTTASANGKRVQALGGAKNHMLVLPDADLDAAADAAVSAAYGSAGERCMAISAVVAVGAIGDELVAKIRERAEKIKIGPGSDPASEMGPLITRAHRDKVAGYVTGAAAQGAEVVLDGTGYTVEGHEDGHWIGLSLLDRVSTESDAYRDEIFGPVLCVLRAETYEEGVALINASPFGNGTAIFTRDGGAARRFQLEIEAGMVGVNVPIPVPVGYHSFGGWKDSLFGDHHIYGNDGVHFYTRGKVVTTRWPDPADAPSGVDLGFPRNH, from the coding sequence ATGAAGACCGTCAATCACTGGATCGGTGGCAAGACCGTCGAAGGCGCCTCGGGCAACTGGGGACCGGTCACCGACCCCGCGACCGGCGCCGTCACCACACAGGTCGCGCTCGCCTCCGCCGAGGAGGTGGACAGCGCGGTCGCCGCCGCGAAGGCCGCGTACGCCACGTGGGGCACCTCGTCGCTCGCGCAGCGCACGGCCGTTCTCTTCCGCTACCGCGCGCTGCTCGACGCGCGCCGGGACAACATCGCCGCGGCGATCACCGCCGAGCACGGCAAGGTGCACTCGGACGCGCTCGGCGAGGTGGCGCGCGGGCTCGAAATCGTCGAGCTGGCCTGCGGGATCACCACCCAGCTCAAGGGGGAGCTGTCCACCCAGGTCTCCAGCCGGGTGGATGTGGCCTCGATCCGGCAGCCGTTGGGCGTCGTCGCGGGCATCACACCGTTCAACTTCCCGGCGATGGTGCCGATGTGGATGTTCCCGCTGGCCGTCGCCTGCGGCAACACCTTCGTCCTCAAGCCCAGCGAGAAGGACCCCTCCGCGGCCAATCTGCTGGCGGAGCTGGCCGCCGAGGCCGGGCTGCCCGACGGTGTGCTCAACGTCGTCCACGGGGACAAGGTCGCCGTGGACTCCCTCCTCGCGCACCCGGACGTGGCGGCGGTCTCCTTCGTCGGTTCCACCCCGATCGCCCGCTACATCCACACCACCGCCTCGGCCAACGGCAAGCGCGTACAGGCCCTCGGCGGCGCCAAGAACCACATGCTGGTGCTGCCGGACGCGGACCTCGACGCGGCGGCGGACGCGGCGGTCTCGGCCGCGTACGGTTCGGCGGGCGAGCGCTGCATGGCGATCTCGGCCGTCGTGGCCGTCGGCGCGATCGGCGACGAGCTGGTCGCGAAGATCCGTGAGCGCGCGGAGAAGATCAAGATCGGCCCCGGCAGCGACCCGGCCTCCGAGATGGGCCCGCTCATCACCCGCGCGCACCGCGACAAGGTCGCCGGATATGTCACGGGCGCGGCGGCCCAGGGCGCCGAAGTCGTCCTGGACGGTACGGGGTACACCGTCGAGGGGCACGAGGACGGCCACTGGATCGGGCTGTCGCTGCTCGACCGGGTCTCCACGGAGTCCGACGCGTACCGCGACGAGATCTTCGGCCCGGTGCTCTGCGTCCTGCGCGCGGAGACCTACGAGGAGGGCGTCGCGCTCATCAACGCCTCGCCGTTCGGCAACGGCACGGCGATCTTCACCCGCGACGGCGGCGCGGCCCGCCGCTTCCAGCTGGAGATCGAGGCCGGGATGGTCGGGGTGAACGTACCGATCCCCGTCCCCGTCGGCTACCACTCCTTCGGCGGCTGGAAGGACTCGCTCTTCGGAGACCACCACATCTACGGCAACGACGGCGTGCACTTCTACACGCGCGGCAAGGTGGTCACCACCCGCTGGCCCGACCCGGCCGACGCCCCGTCCGGCGTGGACCTGGGCTTCCCGCGCAACCACTGA
- a CDS encoding sugar phosphate isomerase/epimerase family protein, with product MTSSVPTSNRIRVGSAPDSWGVWFPDDPQQVPWQRFLDEVAEAGYEWIELGPYGYLPSDPERLRAETAKRGLKVSAGTVFTGLHHGPAVWEKTWAHVADIAALTQEMGAEHLVVIPSFWRDDKTGEVLEDSTLTPQQWRDLTAQTERLGREVRDRYGLSIVVHPHADTHIDSEENVNRFLDATDPDLVSLCLDTGHYAYCGGDSVKLIETYGERIGYLHLKQVDPEILADVVANEVPFGPAVGRGVMCEPPTGVPALEPVLAAAAKLDVDLFAIVEQDMYPCPPDKPLPIATRTRQFLRSCGA from the coding sequence ATGACCTCCTCCGTTCCCACGTCGAACCGCATCAGGGTCGGGTCCGCCCCCGACTCCTGGGGTGTGTGGTTTCCCGACGACCCCCAGCAGGTTCCCTGGCAGCGCTTCCTCGACGAGGTCGCCGAAGCCGGCTACGAGTGGATCGAACTCGGTCCCTACGGCTATCTCCCCTCCGATCCCGAGCGGCTGCGCGCCGAGACCGCCAAGCGCGGGCTGAAGGTCTCCGCGGGGACCGTCTTCACCGGGCTGCACCACGGCCCCGCGGTCTGGGAGAAGACCTGGGCCCATGTCGCGGACATCGCCGCGCTCACCCAGGAGATGGGGGCGGAACATCTCGTCGTCATCCCGTCGTTCTGGCGGGACGACAAGACCGGTGAGGTGCTGGAGGACAGCACACTCACCCCGCAGCAGTGGCGCGACCTGACGGCCCAGACCGAACGTCTCGGCCGTGAGGTGCGGGACCGGTACGGGCTGAGCATCGTCGTCCACCCGCACGCCGACACGCATATCGACAGCGAGGAGAACGTCAACCGGTTCCTCGACGCGACCGATCCCGACCTGGTCTCGCTCTGCCTGGACACCGGGCACTACGCCTACTGCGGGGGCGACAGCGTCAAGCTGATCGAGACCTACGGCGAGCGGATCGGCTATCTCCATCTCAAGCAGGTGGATCCGGAGATCCTCGCCGATGTCGTGGCGAACGAGGTGCCGTTCGGCCCCGCGGTCGGCCGCGGGGTGATGTGCGAGCCGCCGACCGGCGTGCCCGCGCTGGAGCCGGTCCTGGCCGCGGCGGCCAAGCTGGACGTGGACCTCTTCGCCATCGTCGAGCAGGACATGTACCCGTGCCCGCCCGACAAGCCGCTCCCCATCGCCACCCGCACCCGCCAGTTCCTGCGGAGCTGCGGCGCCTGA